The genomic region GTTCAGGTTCGGGTTCAGGTTCAGGTTCAGGTTCAGGTTCAGGTTCGGGCGGGGTTTCAAGTTCTGTCAATGGCTGGGGTGTTTCGTTTGGCTCCGCATCTTCCGGCACCTCTTCTTCTACCACTTGGGGGCCTATAGTGATGCTCTTACGCACCGGCTCGGGTTTCGGGATGGCCTCCTGCTCCAAAGCGACTGTCTCGTCGTACTGCTGGGATACAAACCACCAAGAACCCCCCAAAAGCAGGAGTGCCAATGCAGGCAAGCGAAGCTGCTTAAAATTGAAACTCGGCCAGCGCTTCTGCTTTGAAGCCTCAGAAACAATGTCGAGCCAAATGCCGGGCGTTACTCTTTTCAACCGGGAAAAGCTGCCATGGCTGAGGTCGTGTATTCGGGCAAGCCGCGCAGGGCTCAGGAGTTCGTTCACCTTGCCGCCGGCTTTGTGCACTCGCGGCTCAAGGTAGGAGAACACTTCCTCCCTAGTAAGTGGGCGCAAGTGAACCTGGTGAACAGCTACCGATGAATCCTCGAGGCCCAGAAGCGTGACAAGACGATCCTCACCGACGAATACCGGAACCGCTGCCTTAGCACGGTCAGCAGCCAGAAAGCCCTCAAGGATCAGTCTCAGGAGCTCAGGCGGAGCACGATCGGCATCGTCAATGAGCAACACCATTCGCTGGCCCTTACCAACTCTGCCTTCCGACCACCGAAAAAAGCGATACACGGCTTCACGGGGGTTGTCGTCTGAACTTGCACCAGAGCGGGCTACCTGCTTAAGGTCTCTTGCCAGTGCACTGGAGCTTGTTATGGCAGCCGCAGACAGGCGATGAAAACCTAACCGTGACGATTCACTGCGCACCAACTCTGCCAACAACCGGCTCCTGCCTGAGCCAGGGGCGCCAGTGAGCAACAGTGCCATATCACCAAAGCCACAAAGATGACGGAGCGCTTCCAAGGCGTGATGGCGCATGCCATCCGGAAAGAACGGCGTATCCATTTCCAATGGGTTATCTCTCAGACCGTATCGCTGCTGTAGTCTGGGGAATAACCCTCCACCATCCAGGCTGTTAAAGCTGTCGTCAGTCACAAAAAGTCCTTGCTGTTCAATGTTACAACGTCTGCTCAGCTTTCCTGCTGGCAGAATGCATTAAGCGTCGCCGTGAGGTTTTCCGGAGACGCCTCCGATGTAACCACCGCATCGCCAACGGAACGAAGCAATACAAGCCTTAACCTGCCGTCGATGTTCTTCTTATCAACGGCCATCAGGCTCATGAAGTCTGCGGGCGTCATCTCCATCGGCGGCTGCGCTGGCAGGCTGGCCCTACGAATAATGTGCACAACGCGATCGTAATCAGCCGGGCTTATCAAACCTTCCCGTGCCGATAGATCAGCTGCCATGATCATACCCGTGCCCACCGCCTCTCCATGCAACCAGTTGCCGTAGCCGGCAAAGGTCTCAATGGCGTGGCCAAATGTATGACCAAGGTTTAGCGTAGCCCGGAGCCCGTTCTCACGTTCATCCTGCGCCACAACATCCGCCTTGCAGGCGCATGAGCGCAATATAGCTTCTGCCAGAGCTTGGCTGTCGCAGGCTACCAACTGCTCAATTGCCCCTTCCAACCAGCCCAGAAAAGCGGTGTCACGGATCAGGCCATACTTGATAACCTCAGCAAGCCCCGCAGACACTTCCTTCGGCGGCAGAGACTGCAGCGTATCGGTATCAATCATCACCACTTTTGGTTGGTGAAAAGCCCCTACCATGTTTTTCCCGAGCGGGTGGTTAATGCCGGTCTTGCCACCCACAGATGAATCAACCTGGGACAACAGCGTGGTTGGGATCTGTATAAACGGCACGCCGCGCTGGTAGGAAGCCGCCGCAAACCCAGTCATATCGCCCACAACACCGCCGCCCAGCGCCACCAGTGTGGTTTTTCGGGTGTGCCGCTTTTCCAGCAAGGCATCAAAAATCAGGTTCAGCGTCTGCCAGTCTTTATGTTTTTCGCCATCCGGCAGCACAACGGTATCCACCGCCTTGCCGGGAAAGCTGGCTTTGGCCTGCTCAAGGTACAAAGGACCGACCACATCGTTGGTCACAATCATTACTTGAGAGCCGCCAACGTAACCAGAAAGGTCGTACTGCCCCAACATGCCTTCGCCGATCATAATGGGGTAACTGCGCTCTCCCAGATCGACCGGGAGTTCATGAAGCAGGTTATACATAGTTACGGCCTTCCTTACGTACTTGCCTTTGTTGTTTCGGCGTTTTCGGATTTATTCGATTAACAAGCTGTCGAACCACAAGCCGGGGGCTTTTGCGATCTGTATACATAATAATATCGGCAAGTTCGGTATATAGCGGATCCCTGACCGCAAACAGCCGGCGCAAAACGCCTTCAGGATCGTCGTTTTGAAGCAATGGCCGGTTCCGATCTTTACGGGTGCGTTCCACCTGTTGCTCTATCGATGTGCGTAAGTAGATGACCACCGCATCTTTTTTCAACAGCGGGTGGTTTTCGGCCCGCATAACCGCGCCACCACCGGTGGCCAAAACAGACTCCGGCTCCGCAGACAGCTCGTCCAGCATCGCTGTTTCACGCAGCCGAAAGCCGCCCTCTCCTTCAACATCGAATATCCAGGGAATATTTGCTCCACAACGCGCCTCGATGATCCGGTCAGAATCAAGAAAACGGTACCCCAGCTCTCGGGCGAGCATCCGGCCAATCGTACTTTTACCGGCGCCCATTGGGCCAATCAAGACAACGCGTTTGGGCAAAGACATAACTTCCGCTCAATAATGTTCAGGCGGGTGAGAATATCACAGGGCTACAGATTGCATAAGCTTCAGGGTTAGCATCACGGACCATACAGACACAAAAAAGCCGCCGGTTTTATCGCGGCGGCTTTTTTTGCTAAGACCTTGTTATTGAACCAAGTCGTTCTTGATGATCTTCGGTGTGATGAAGATCAGCAGCTCACTGCGCTCGTTAATGTGCTCAGTGCGCTTAAACAGACGCCCAAGGTAAGGGATGTCGCCCAAGAACGGTGTTTTAGTGGTTTGGGTGGCGACTTCTGATTGGAAAATGCCGCCCAGAACAACTGTTTCGCC from Marinobacter sp. LV10R510-11A harbors:
- the aroK gene encoding shikimate kinase AroK, which codes for MSLPKRVVLIGPMGAGKSTIGRMLARELGYRFLDSDRIIEARCGANIPWIFDVEGEGGFRLRETAMLDELSAEPESVLATGGGAVMRAENHPLLKKDAVVIYLRTSIEQQVERTRKDRNRPLLQNDDPEGVLRRLFAVRDPLYTELADIIMYTDRKSPRLVVRQLVNRINPKTPKQQRQVRKEGRNYV
- a CDS encoding SPOR domain-containing protein, coding for MTDDSFNSLDGGGLFPRLQQRYGLRDNPLEMDTPFFPDGMRHHALEALRHLCGFGDMALLLTGAPGSGRSRLLAELVRSESSRLGFHRLSAAAITSSSALARDLKQVARSGASSDDNPREAVYRFFRWSEGRVGKGQRMVLLIDDADRAPPELLRLILEGFLAADRAKAAVPVFVGEDRLVTLLGLEDSSVAVHQVHLRPLTREEVFSYLEPRVHKAGGKVNELLSPARLARIHDLSHGSFSRLKRVTPGIWLDIVSEASKQKRWPSFNFKQLRLPALALLLLGGSWWFVSQQYDETVALEQEAIPKPEPVRKSITIGPQVVEEEVPEDAEPNETPQPLTELETPPEPEPEPEPEPEPEPEPEPEPEPEPEPEPEPDFIPKNASKYVGIAQLRSRSQGWTIQLVAGNLEQTALNVISRYPSLDEMVYTMGERKGKPWFMVFYGDYSSREEAQRVASRLPDALISRTPWVRTTEAL
- the aroB gene encoding 3-dehydroquinate synthase, which encodes MYNLLHELPVDLGERSYPIMIGEGMLGQYDLSGYVGGSQVMIVTNDVVGPLYLEQAKASFPGKAVDTVVLPDGEKHKDWQTLNLIFDALLEKRHTRKTTLVALGGGVVGDMTGFAAASYQRGVPFIQIPTTLLSQVDSSVGGKTGINHPLGKNMVGAFHQPKVVMIDTDTLQSLPPKEVSAGLAEVIKYGLIRDTAFLGWLEGAIEQLVACDSQALAEAILRSCACKADVVAQDERENGLRATLNLGHTFGHAIETFAGYGNWLHGEAVGTGMIMAADLSAREGLISPADYDRVVHIIRRASLPAQPPMEMTPADFMSLMAVDKKNIDGRLRLVLLRSVGDAVVTSEASPENLTATLNAFCQQES